The DNA sequence GGTCGGGCAGGAGGGCGATCCCGTGCAGCCGCTGCCCGAGCAGCCACACCAGGCCGGTGAGCGCGAAGCTCACGACCACCCCGAGTACCGGCACTCGACCTCGACCACGCGCGACGTTCAGCACGCTGAACATCATGGCAAACGCTCAGCAGGCTGAACAATCGGCCCCCGGACTGCTCTGCGAAGATGGCGGCGTGGGCCAAGGGGACGAGCGGGAGGTGTCGCACCGGCCGGACCGGGTGCGCGCCGACGTCGACTCCTGGCCGACCGGGCGACTGCTGTCGGTCGCGGCACGCGTCGTGGAGAGCAGGTTCGACGAGGTGCTCAACGGCCTGGGCCTGACCCACGCGGGCTTGATCGTGCTGCACCACCTCGCCGACGGCCCGCGCGCGCAGCGCGAGCTGGCCACCCTGTGCAAGGTGACCGACCAGACGATGAGCCGCACCATCGAACGCCTGGACCGCTCCGGGCACGTTACCCGCACCCCCGACACCCGCGACCGCCGCCGCACGCTGGTCGGCATCACCCCGACCGGCCGCGACGTGCTGACCGCCGCCCGCCGCGCGGAGCAGGAGTCGGAGTCGCTGCTGGGCGCCGTCGACGACTACCACCACTTCCGCCGCCAACTGATCACCCTGATCGCCGCCGCCACCACCGACCGCTGACGCCCGGCGTCGGTGCGGCCGGAACGGCGCTCGACCCGTGTCCCGAGGAGCTGCCCGATGGCTGCCGATGCGTTGGACTTCCTGTACCGCTGGTACGCGGAGCGGTGCGACGGCGAATGGGAGCACGAGTTCGGGACCAGGCTCGAGACCCTGTCGGGGCGAAGCACGAGCCGGAACCCGACCGCCGGCACCGGTCCTCCTTCGACGGCAAGGTCCGCCAGGCGTCCTGTGACCTGCGGTCCCTGCCGGGTCTGCCGGCCCGGTTCCGCGACTTCGCGGAGCGACGACCGGGCGGATCCGACTGATCCCGAACCACCCGGTCGCCGCGGGGTGCTCAGCCGACCTTCGTGTGGATCCGCTGGACCTCCTCGAACCGGGACGCGTCGGCCAGGGCGTGGCGGTCGTCGGTCGGGTCGTGGTCCAGCAGCAAGGTGGCGGCGTGGTCGGCGCACTCGGTGCGCAAGCGGGTCAGCTCGTCGCGCAGGGCCTCGCGACGTGCGCCGAACGTCGCGCGCATGGCGGTGCGGACCGAGACCGCGTGCTGGTAGAGCAGCTGGGTGAGCTGGTAGCGGGCGTAGGAGTTGCCCTTGTCGGCACGCAGCAGCCGGCGCAGATCGTTGGCCAGCGAGTCCGGGTCCACGTCGCCGGGGCGGCGCCGGTGCTTGGCGATCGTCACCTCGACCACGAGCTGGCGTCGGGCGTCGCCGGCGTCGAGGTGGGACATCAGGTCGAAGTCCTCCTCGATCTCGGTGGACGTGGGCAAGGCCCCGTTCCACAGCATCCGGCGGCGGTGGACCGCGACCAGCAGCCGGTGCACCTCCTCCAGGTGTTCTCCCTTGCGGGCGATCCGCAGCAGCCGCGTGCGGGCGTCCTCGAGTTCGTCGCACTGGATGCAGAGGCGCACGTAGGCCGGCGAGTCGCGCGGGACGCAGGTGGCGTGGGCTTCGGCGAGCAGGGACCGTCCCCGGTCCTGCTCGCCCACGGCGTTCAGCAGTTCGCCGAGCATGGCGGCCGGGCCGGGGGCGCCGCGCAGCCGGGTGATCCAGTGCGCCATGGTGGGCAACGCCGCCAACACCGCCTCCCGGACCTCCCGGTCCGAGGCGCCGTCGTTGAGCAGGTCGATCGCGTGTTCCACCGACGGCAGGTAGACCGGGTGCGGGTCCTCCAGCAGGTCGAGGTGGCGCTCGGGTGCGCCGTTGCGGCGCCAGGACCGGCAGAGGCGCTGGTAGCGGAGGGGGAAGTCGACCGAGGAGTCGAGCCTGTTCTCCGCGGCGCGGAAGATCCGTTCGACGGCGAACCCGGCGGCGAGGCCGGACAGGTCGTTGAGCTGCCTGAGGTACGTGATCGGCGCGCCGAGCCGCAGGACCGCCTTGCGCACGGTGTCGTCGGACGGGTCCAGCCGCACCTGGTCGAGCAGGCGCAGGCTGGTGAGGACCTCGCCGGAGCTCTCGGTGACGGGCCAGTCGTCCGAGCCGAGCAGCTCGGCGGCGATGCGCGACTTCCACCGGACGCGTTCGTGGGTCCAGGCGACGTGCGCCTCCTCCTCGTCCTGGTCGGTGGCCCCACGCACGCGGCTGCCGGGGTCGCACGCGGCTTCGTGGGCGGCCTGGAACGCCGTGCGGCACAGTTCCTCGAACGGTGCGCGCACCCGTTCCGGCAGGGGCGCGCAAGCAGCCTCGACGAGGCCCAGCCGGGCGTCGAACGCCTCGTCGAGCTGTGCCCGCCGCCCCGACCGGGTGACACCGAGGCGCAGCACCGGGGACCGGTACGACAGCGCGCGGTTGAGCTCCTCCAAGCGCAGGTGGGCGAGGGCGAGCGCCACCCGCGCCGGGCTGGTCAGCTCGGCGGCGACACCGCGCGGCGGCGGGTCGGGCGTGCCGTCGTCGGCAGGTCTGCCGCACAACGCCGCGGTGCCGAACGAGCCCGCCAGCACGCGGTGGACCCCGGCCCGCTCGGCCGCGCCCCGCGCGGGTTGGCCCGCCAGCAGCGACTCCGCGTAGAGGGCTTCGAGGTAGCGGCTCCACGACCGGTTCGCCTCGGCCAGTTCGCCCGCCGCCGTGTGCGCGACCGCGAGGTTGCGCAGGACCGCGGTCGACATCGGGTTCTCGGTGAGCATCGCCTGCCAGTGCCTGCGAGCCGGTGTGTGAGCGCCCATCCGGTGGAGCGCCTCGGCGAGGCGACCGTTGAGGTGGGATCGCAGCAGCACGAGCGCGGAGCGGCGGCGCAGCTCCGGCGGATACGCATCGAACGACTTCCAGGCGCGAGCGGCGTTGTCCGCGAGCGCGCGGTCTACCTCTGCCACGGCGGCGGCCACGCGGGTCCCGGGGTCCGTGGAACCCGGCGTCGTCACGGGCGTAGGGGTCGGCGTGGCCGTGGGTGCTCCGAGCTCCGCGGCGAGCTCCGCGACACCTGCCGACATCGGCACTGCGGGCGGAACCCCGTGCGACAGCAGCTTCTTGCGCACCGCGCTCAGGTGCCCGTTCACCCCGATCGGTTGTTGCAGCGCCTTCTCGCACCGCTCGACGCGCCGGTCGAACTCCTCGTCCCGCACGGCCGGCACCGCGGTCTGCTTGAACGCCAGCAGTTCCCGGCCCCGTTCGACGCGCGTCTGCTCGAGCCGTTTCGCGATGACGGTCAGGAGCGCGTGATCCGCGTGGGCCCGGGCGCGCACCGCAGCGTCCGCCAGGTCGGCCCGCCGCAGCGCCTTGGCGAGGTCGCCCGCGCTCTTCTTGTGCCGCGCGATCGAGTCGACATCCCGCTCGAATCCCGCCAGCACCTCGCGTGGGTCGGCACCGGGGACCTTCTCCGCGGTGACGTCGGCCGGTGTTCGCGGCGGCGCGGCGGTGGTGACGGCCCGCAGTGCCGACGTCATCGCGTCGAGGTGGGGTGCCGGGTCGCCGGCGACGAACCGCCGCGCCGCCGCGTACGCGCTCAGGTTCGACACCTGCAGCGGCCGCCACAGCAGCCGCCGCTGGTGCACCAGCGCGACGAGCAGATCGGGCAACTCACGTCGTGCGAGGCACTCGGCCAGACGGGCGGGCAACGACTGCTCATCGACCTCGAACAACTCGCACACCAGGTCGAGCACGCGGCGGGCCGGTCCGTCCGGCAGCGGCGCGGCCAGCCTGCGGACCGTCGCGGTCGGATACCCGTGCACCAGCCACTGCACGGCCGACACGGTGAACGCCGCGGCGCCGCCGCCCCGCCGTCCGGCGAACTCGGCGATCCGTCGCAGGTCCTGGGCGACCAGGTCTCGGCCGCGCTCGCCCGCAGGCCGGCGCATCATCCGTTCCGCGCTGATGTCGTGGATACCGGACCAGCGGGACTCACCCGGTCGCACCAGCGTCGACGGCGCGTCGCCGTCGAGGTCCTCGCCCTCGCGCACGGCCGCGGTGATCTCATCGACCCGTTGTCGGTCCTCGCCTTCGTAGGAGGGATCACCGACGCGCCGCTCGTGCAGGCCCTGGTGCACGATCGACAGGTGTGCCCAGACGCGGTGGTTGGTCGGCGCGGCCTCGGCCGCCGCGGTCAACCAGCTCAGCGCGGCGTCGAGCCGTCCGTGCCGCAGGTGGATCAGGCCGACGTGGTAGGGGTGCCGGGGATCGAGCGGGTCGACGCGGTGTGCCGTCGCGAGCAGCGAAAGCGCTTCGTCCGACGACGTCGCGGGGTGCACGGCCAGCCGGAAGCACGCTTCCGCCAACGCGGCCGGCTCGTCGGCGCCGAGCCGGGCACCCCGCTCGTAGCGGGCGAGCAGCTCGTCCGCGATCGGGCGCAGCACCTCGGGTCGGTTCTCCGGAGAGGTCACGGCTGTTCCTCCGCACCGGTGCGCAGCTTGTCGACCGGCAGGATCAGCGTGCCCCGCCCGTCCGACGTCGCCGCGAGACGCCCGTCAGGCGCGATCGCGAGCGGGTGGGCCGAGGTGACCTCGATGCGGCCGTCCTGCATCAGCACGTGCGAGCCGTCCGGGTACTCGAAGACGACCAGTGCGCCGTCACGCGACGCGCACACGACGCGGGCGCCGGGCACCGTGCGGAAACCCAGGTGCACGGCCAGTTCGGCGTCGAAGCAGACACCGAGACCCTCGTCGTTGAGCACGATCGACAGGCCCGGGCCGACCAGTGCGTCGGCGACCTGCCTGACCGGCGAGTCCACGATGAGCGGGCGTTCGGATCCGTTGCCCAGGCGGTAGATGTGGTGCTCGCCCGCGATCAGGGTGTACCCCGACCGGTGGTGGAGGCCCAGCAGCAGTCGTTCCAGCGGGTGCTCCGCTTCGACCCGACCCCCGTCGTACACGGTCAGCACGCCGTCCAGGCCACCGACGAGCAGCCGCCCTTCGTCGTCGATCCCGAGCAGTTGCACACCCGCGCGGTGATCGAGGACCATCTCGGGTTCCGCTCCCGCCAGCGACCAGACGGCGCCGCTCCACATGCCGACAAGCGGCGTGTCCCCGTCGAACACCAGCGCTCCCGGCACGGCGAGGCCGGGCGCACGGGCGAGCTCGGCCGTGCGGGTGCTCCCGTCGGCTGCCACCACCACGACCCGTCCCGTCCAGTCGGCGACCGCCAGCCGGGCGTCGCCGCGCGCCCACAGCCGCGGTCGTCCGGCGAGGCGGGCGGTGCCCTGCACGCGGCCGGGCTCGTCGAGCGCGTGAACGGACAGGTGCTCACCGTTCAGCACGACGACGCGCCGCGCGTCGGGGAAGAACGCCTGGCGGCCGCTCGCGGGCAGGCGCGGGTGCACGCGGTCCGGGCCGCTCGGTTGCGGCGCGGGCGGGCTCACCTGGATCGGCGCGGTCTCGACGGGTTCGCAGCCGGGCGCTTGCGCGAGCAGCCGAACGGAGTCGACCGCCCGGCGGAACGACAGGTCGGCGAACGTCGCCGTGCCGTGCGCGGTCGGGTTGACGAGGGTGCCGTTGAGACCGGAGTCGGGCGGCACGGTGGTGAGCGTGATCGGCTCACCGCTCTCCCGCACCGTCGTGCCGTCGGCGCCGGTCACCGACACGCGCAGGGTGGGCAGGGTGTGGTTGACCACTGCGCCGGGCACCTGTCCCTCGAACCGGAGCTGCCGGCGGTTCCGCGCGGGGCGCAGGTCCAGCGCGTCGCGCAGCGTCTCGAACCAGTCCGGGTGGGTGACGGCGACCCAGTTGTACTTGCTCGCGGTGAACCAGATCTTGTCCTTGGCCGCCTCCTCCATCAACACGGGGATGAGCCCCACCTTGCCGGCCTTGTTCAGGTCGACGGCGCGCTGGAGCTCGAACTGGCAGACGTTCTTGCTGAAGTAACGCAGCGAGTAGAGGGCGACGAAGTACCGGGACCGGGGCAGTGCCGCCTCCAGGTACTGCTCCCAGTCGACGCCCGGGGGTACGCCCTCCCGGTCGACGTCGATGAAGATCCGCGGTGGCACACCGCGGGAGGTGATGCACTTGTGCAGGCTGTCAGCGAGGTCTCTCGCCTTCTGGTAGTCCTCGCGCGCGTAGCTGATGAAGACGTCCCAACCGTCGTGGCTCTCGGCCCCGGTCATCTGCTGCCCTTTCACCCGAACCGGTTGACTGAGGCCAGGACGTCCCGGAGGTCTTGGAGCACCTTCCGCGCCCGGGGGTCGGTGGTGGAGCGGAGCAACCGCTGCACGTCCCGGTCGATGAGCGCGAGCTCCGTCTGGCCGAAGTCCAAGTCCGCGTACAGCGGGTGGGGACCCGACCTCTCGGCCCACCGGTTGAAGCGACTGACCAGCTCGTTGACCTCGATGGTGGCCGTCGCGCGGTCGATTTCCGCCAGCCGCTGCGCGACGGCGTCGGCGAGCTTGCGCACGTGCCGCTCGTTCTCCCCGGTACCGGCCTGCTCCCGCAGTCCGGGCATGCGGTCGCGCAGGCCTTCCATGGTGCGGCGCAAGGTGATGAGCTGCTGGCGGGTGGGTGGACTGCCGATCGCGGCCATCGCGGCGTTGTGCTCGTCGAACGCCGCGTTGATGGCCAGTACGGCCTTCGCCTCCACCGCCCGTCGCAGCAGCAGTTCCGCCTCGGGCAACATCGGGTCGCGCACGGCGATCCCGGCGGCGGTGATGGCGCGTTCCGGCTCTTTGCCCTGGACGAGGAGGCAGATCGCGTACAGGTAGTTCGGCGGCGGGTAGGCGGGTACGAGGTGCAGGACCTTCGCCAGCACCCGCTCGGCCTCGGCCCAGCGCCGGTCCGTCACCAGCTCGACGGCCTCCTCCCGGTACGGGT is a window from the Saccharothrix saharensis genome containing:
- a CDS encoding MarR family winged helix-turn-helix transcriptional regulator, whose amino-acid sequence is MGQGDEREVSHRPDRVRADVDSWPTGRLLSVAARVVESRFDEVLNGLGLTHAGLIVLHHLADGPRAQRELATLCKVTDQTMSRTIERLDRSGHVTRTPDTRDRRRTLVGITPTGRDVLTAARRAEQESESLLGAVDDYHHFRRQLITLIAAATTDR
- a CDS encoding toll/interleukin-1 receptor domain-containing protein, whose translation is MTGAESHDGWDVFISYAREDYQKARDLADSLHKCITSRGVPPRIFIDVDREGVPPGVDWEQYLEAALPRSRYFVALYSLRYFSKNVCQFELQRAVDLNKAGKVGLIPVLMEEAAKDKIWFTASKYNWVAVTHPDWFETLRDALDLRPARNRRQLRFEGQVPGAVVNHTLPTLRVSVTGADGTTVRESGEPITLTTVPPDSGLNGTLVNPTAHGTATFADLSFRRAVDSVRLLAQAPGCEPVETAPIQVSPPAPQPSGPDRVHPRLPASGRQAFFPDARRVVVLNGEHLSVHALDEPGRVQGTARLAGRPRLWARGDARLAVADWTGRVVVVAADGSTRTAELARAPGLAVPGALVFDGDTPLVGMWSGAVWSLAGAEPEMVLDHRAGVQLLGIDDEGRLLVGGLDGVLTVYDGGRVEAEHPLERLLLGLHHRSGYTLIAGEHHIYRLGNGSERPLIVDSPVRQVADALVGPGLSIVLNDEGLGVCFDAELAVHLGFRTVPGARVVCASRDGALVVFEYPDGSHVLMQDGRIEVTSAHPLAIAPDGRLAATSDGRGTLILPVDKLRTGAEEQP